The genomic window GTGGAGTAGAAGGTGTGGAGTACATAGCTGCAGATACTAATGTAGGAAAACTAAACACATCACTTTCACCCATTAAAATACAGCTCGGAAGTAAGATAACTTTTGGTTTGGGTACAGGGGGAGACTACCATAAAGGCTATCTCTGTGCAAAAGAAGAAGACAGTACCATAAAGGAACTCCTTAGGGATACAGATATGCTTTTTATTGTGTCTGGAATGGGAGGAGGGACAGGAAGCGGAGCTGTACTCAGGATAGCGGAGCTGGCACATAAGCTTGATATACTAACAGTTGCAATTGTGACGAAGCCTTTTTCTTTTGAGGGGCGTATGAAGAAACTGACTGCCCAAGACACTTTAGATCACCTGAAGCCCTATGTTGATTCTTATATTGTGATTTCAAACGATAATCTTCTCATGCTTCCAAATGTAAATATAACCCTTCAAAATGCCTTTAAAGAGGCTGATAAAATATTGAAAAATTCTGTAAAAAATATAAAAGATATAATTTTTAAAAACGGACTTATAAACCTTGATTTTGCAGATATCAAGGCTGTACTCAAAAATGCAGGAGAGGCAATGATAGGTTTTGGAAGAGGAAACGGAAGTATAGCCCCTATACTAGAGGCGGCTCTTACCAGCCCTCTGATAGAAGGGGAGATAAAAGGGGCACAGCAACTCCTCATAAATATCGCCAGCGGTGATAACCTCCCTCTAGATAAACTTGCCGAGGTTCAGATGGCTATCAATAAACTCCTAATAATAGAACCCGAAAATATAATTCTTGGAGTTATTATTGATGAAGAGCTAGAAAACGATATTGAAATAGCTGTCATAGGAACTAAAATCAAATCTATTTAAGGAACCCGAGGCTTTTTAAAAGCCTCTTTTTATTTTTTATAATTCTGATGCTAGTTAAGATGTTGACAATATTGTCCTTATCTTGTTATACTCAATTATACATAACTAAATAATTCGGGAGCTGAAAAGGCTGAGAGGAGATATGTATATCTCGACCGGTAAACCTGATCTGGATAATGCCAGCGTAGGAAGCAAATTTTTAATGTTGAATTTGACGGACTGCTATGGGCAGTCTGTTTTTTTATGTACAGTTATATATTTAATAAAAAATAAGAGATTGTGAGATGGGGGTTTTTATGAGAAAAATATTTGCGTTTATTTTAGTATTGGTTGCCATGACAGCATATGGAAGCGAAGTTGTTACAGTTTACGGACCAGAATCTATGAAATGGATTCAGAGGGATATCGCCCCAAAGTTTAAGGAGGAAACAGGAATTGAAGTTAAGTTTGTAAGCATTAGCGGGCTTGTACCTAGGATGAAACTTGAGAAAAAAAATCCAAAAGCAGACGTTATATTAGGATTAACCTCTGTAGATGCTGCAATTGCGAAATCAGAGAAATTAATTGATAAGTACCGTCCAAAGAGCTACAAGAATATCTCTAAAAAAGAATTTATAATGGATGAAGAGTGGTATGTAACACCATTTGATTATGGTGCTCTTGCTATAAACTATGATGCAGAGATGTTGAAAAAAGCTCCTAGGTCTTTTAAGGAGATAACCAAGATGAAAAAGCAGCTTCTGGTAGAAGATCCAAGGTCTCAAACAGGACAGGAGTTTATGCTTTGGACCATTGCAGTATATGGTGACCAGTGGAAAGAGTTCTGGAAGGAACTTAAACCGTCGATACTTACAGTTACTCCAGGTTGGGATGAAGCCTTTGCAAAATTCACAGCTAAAGAGGCTCCTATGATGGCTGGATATGCTTCTAGCAGTGTTTATTTTTACCAAGACGGAAATCAGGATAAATATAAGAGCTTTATTCCTGAAGAGGGAGGATATGTATATTTAGAGGGAGCAGCTATTGTAAATAAAAAGAATATAAAAAATGGGTCTAAAAAATTTATGGATTATATCTTAGAAAAAGATTTCCAGGAGCTTACAGCACAGAAAAACTACATGTTCCCAGTGACCAATGTAAAACTTCCTGAAGAATATAAATATGTACCTGTACCTAAAAAAGTTGTTACAATAAGCGGAAAAGATGCTGTGGCTAACCTTGAAACTTGGAAAAAGGAGCTTATAGATATTTTAAAAGACTAAAGGAGAATTTATGAAGAAGGGGAAAATGAGTCTCAATTTATTTTATATCGCTCTCTGGGGGATACCTATATTTATATTTGCTAGGGACTTCTTTAGACTAGAGGACTTGACAGAGATTTTTAATATATCGACATATAAAATTGTTGCCTTCTCTTTTAAGCAGGCTTGTATATCAGTGATGCTGTCCTTTCTTCTTTCTATCGTTCCATCATATTATATAGCCTACAGAAGAGACAGAATGAGTGGATTACTAGAGAGCCTGATATTCATCCCCTTCTTTTTTCCTGTGATATCTACCATAGTTGCATTTTCAATAATATTTAACCTGGGGTTCTTTAAGGAATTCCAGGTTCTTTATTCTCTCAGGGCGATAATAATAGCTAATGTATTCTATAATGCCCCTATATTTTTAAAGTATCTAGGGGATGGGATGAGATCAATTCCTAAGGAGATACTAGAGGCCGCAAGATTGGAAGGGATAAATGAAAAAGATCTTTTTTTTAAAGTTAAACTTCCTCTAATAATGCCTCAAATTTTTAGAGCATTTTTTATGGTCTTTGTCTACTGCTTCACCTCTTTTGCCATAATATTATCTCTAGGAGGGATCAACTACTCTACTCTTGAGGTGGAGATAGCCACAACTCTAATGGGAAGTTTTGACTTCTCTAGGGCTTTTGCACTAGGGATGGTACAATTTGGAGTGCTTACTCTTGTAAACTCAATGGGGCAGAGTATAGAGGGGTATGAACTCAAAGGTGACGGAGATGTGAAAGAGGTCAGTCTGTTTACAAAAATTTACAGTATAATTTACCTTATCTGCGAATATGCTGTTGTGTTAACGGGATTGGTTTTTGCTTTTTTTAATTTTTATACTGGGGAAATTTCTTTTAAAGCCTTTTCAAAGCTTTTTTCGATGGAACTAAACGAATACTATCCAGTGATAAAAGGCCTTATCAATTCATTATTTTTGTCTGGGACAGTATCCGTTGTAACGATTCTATTTACATATCTCATTCTTAAAAACTATACTAAATTTACAAATTATATTATTTTTTCAACTTTCGGATTTTCCAGTGCATTTCTGGCAATAACTTTGGTATATCTTAATATCAGCTGGAATATATCGCTTTGGTTACTTCTTGTTGTAGGATACTTCCTCACCTCTATACCTGTGGCCTATTCTTTTATGTATCAGTATATACGGGAATTTCCCAGAGAGATTTTGGAAGCGGCAAGGATAGACGGAGCAGGTGTAAGAGAGATATTTTTCCTGATAGAGTTTCCTATCCTAAAAAATATATTTATCTCTATATTTCTCCAGATATTCGCCATTGTTTTTGGAGAATTTACAATAACTTACACAATGCAGGCGGGGGATATTTTTCCCCTTGCGTCTCTTGTGAATTATTCCATGGCATCTAATAAGATGTTTTTAGAGAGTTCTGCACTGAGTGCCTTAAACCTATTAATAATAATAAGTCTGTTTATTTTGTCACAGTACATGAGAGATAGAGATTGGAAAAACAGCTTGAATTAGCTGGTTTTCCAATTACGTGAAATATGAGGCTTTTCTTTATAAAATAGATATATTATAGTATAATGTTTTGATAGCTTTGTGTAAATTTGAGATGCTTTTATCAAGTTTTGGGGATGAACACTTGGCAAAGTTAGAAATATATACAATTAAGGTAAGGTGATAGATTTGCTCTATTTTATCTACGGTGATAACCCTCTTGAATTAAAATATGAAGATCTTAAAAAAGAGATAATAAAAAAAGATCCAGAAATAATGCCCCGGTATTTTGACGTTTCACAAAAAGAAGATGAAGAGTTTCTCCAGGCGATATCCATAAATTCCATGTTCGGAGGAAGTGAACTGCTGGTTCTAAAAAGGTTTGAACTCCTTAAAAAACCTGAGAATTTTGTGAAACTAATGGAAAATTATAATATTGTGAATAAAGATGTGATAATCCTCTATGAGGAGTCCTTAAACGCCTTTGGAAAGGCGGAGAACCCGGTATCCAAAAAACTTGTCGATAGAATTTCTAAAAATTTTAAGGTTATAGAGGCCAGGCAGGGGAAGGATGGTAAATCCCTTGTTTTTTATGTGGCTAGTGAACTAGAAATAAAGGAGAATGATGCAGAAAAACTTCTCCAAATGATAGGTAGAGATTCTATGCAGGTCCGACAAGAGGTAGAGAAGATAAAATTATTATTAGACGGAGAAAAATTTTCCTTTGAAAAAATAAAGGGAATAGTAACTCTCTCGAGAGAATATTATATGAAAAATCTTGTGGATGAATTTCTTTCGGGAAGGAAAGAAAACCTCTTGTATCATCTGAAGCATGAGAAAGACTATATGAGTTTTATCTATATTTTTTCAAATGAATTAGATATTTTATTAAAACTAAAAATGCTTCAGGAAAAAGGAGTCCTGTCATATAATACATCTTACAATCTTTTTAAGGATAGGGTTTATGATGGGGTAAAGCAATATTTCTTAAAGGGCGATGGAAGAGGGAGTATTCATGCTTATCAGCTGTTTTTGAAATTTAGCCTTCTGAATAATTATACTGATAAATTTTTATTGGAAAAATTAAATGAGATTCTAGAAATAGAGTATAAATTTAAAAGTGGACAGGTAGATGAAGAGATAATGGTAGAATCTTTCATAGCTGCTTTTAAAAATCAATAAATAAAAAAATCCGGAATTTTCCGGATTTTTTTATTTATGCTTTAATATACGCATGGAATTTAGTACAGCTAAGAGAGCTACCCCTACATCGGCAAAGATCGCCTCCCACATTGTAGCTACTCCTCCTATACCTAGGGCCATGACGAGAAGCTTTATCCCTATGGCAAGAGATATGTTTTGGAGTACAATTATTCTTGTGAATTTTGCTACATCGATTACTTCGCGTAGTTTGCTAGGTTCATCGGTCATTATTATGATATCTGCAGCCTCTATAGCGGAATCACTTCCTATCCCTCCCATGGCGACACCTATATCTGACAGTGCCAGCACAGGGGCATCGTTTATACCGTCTCCTACGAAGATCACAGACCCTTTCACACTCTCTTTTATTCTCTGAAAATGATCGACCTTTTCATTGGGAAGAAGCTCTGAACGAATCTCTGTTATCCCTATCCCTTTTCCTATCTCCTCTGCAACCCTTTTGCTATCTCCAGTAAGCATATAAGAGTTGATTCCTATATCTTTTAGCTGTGCTACAGCTCTAGAAGCATCTTTTTTAACCTCATCTGAGACCAAAATATATCCAACGTAGAGATCGTTTTTGGCCACATAAACAACTGTTCCTGGAATATCGACTTCTTCAAAATCTATAGAATATTTTTTTAGAAGTTTTCCGTTTCCTGTCAAAATCTTATCTTTTTTGTAATGAGCCTCTATACCATATCCTTCTAGTTCACGGTGATCTTCTATATCATCTTCTTTTATAGTTTTTTCTACGGACCTCTTCACACACTCTCCTATGGGATGGGTGGAGTACCACTCTGCAGCGGCAGCTAGCTCCAAGAGTTCTTCAGAATTTCCGTTAACAGCCATTATATCTGTAACTTTGAATTTACCCATGGTGAGGGTACCTGTCTTATCAAAGACAACTGCCTTCACATTGTTCAGTTCCTCTAGATAGTTTCCACCTTTAACAAGAATCCCTTTTTTAGAGGCAGCTCCGATACCGCTAAAAAAACTAAGTGGTATAGACACCACAAGGGCACAAGGGCAGGATATTACCAGAAAGATAAGTGCTCTGTAAAACCAAGATGAAAATTCACCCACAAAAATAGGAGGGATGAAGGCGATGGCCAAGGCCGAAAAAACCACCACTGGGGTATAAATTTTTGCAAATTTTGTGATGAATTTTTCTGAGGGGGCTTTTTTTGAGCTGGCATTTTCAACCATTTCAAGTATTTTTGACACGGTAGAGTGAGAGAAATCTCTTGAAACCTTTATCTCAATAGTTCCGTTTTTATTTACACTTCCGCTTAATATTTCATCTCCGGGCCCTACATCTTTTGGAAGGGCCTCACCAGTCAATGCGGAGACATCGATTGCAGAGCTCCCTTTTGTGATCTTTCCGTCTAGAGGGACTTTCTCCCCGGGTTTTACAAGGATAGTATCACCGATAGTGACATTATCAGGGGATACTTTTTCAAATTTTCCATAAGAATCTTTTAGATTGGCATAATTAGGTCTTATATCCATAAGGCTTTCTATTGATTTCCTGGAATTTTCCACAGCCCTGTCCTGAAAGTATTCTCCCACCTTGTAAAAGAGCATAACACCAACAGCTTCAGAGGATTCGCCCACAGCAAAGGCACCAAAGGTAGCTATTGTCATGAGGAAGTTCTCATCCATAAAATTTCCTCTTTTGAAATTTTTAAATGAGTTTAATAC from uncultured Ilyobacter sp. includes these protein-coding regions:
- a CDS encoding cell division protein FtsZ produces the protein MGNFKFSMKVFGVGGAGINALNDMIESGVEGVEYIAADTNVGKLNTSLSPIKIQLGSKITFGLGTGGDYHKGYLCAKEEDSTIKELLRDTDMLFIVSGMGGGTGSGAVLRIAELAHKLDILTVAIVTKPFSFEGRMKKLTAQDTLDHLKPYVDSYIVISNDNLLMLPNVNITLQNAFKEADKILKNSVKNIKDIIFKNGLINLDFADIKAVLKNAGEAMIGFGRGNGSIAPILEAALTSPLIEGEIKGAQQLLINIASGDNLPLDKLAEVQMAINKLLIIEPENIILGVIIDEELENDIEIAVIGTKIKSI
- a CDS encoding thiamine ABC transporter substrate-binding protein, whose translation is MRKIFAFILVLVAMTAYGSEVVTVYGPESMKWIQRDIAPKFKEETGIEVKFVSISGLVPRMKLEKKNPKADVILGLTSVDAAIAKSEKLIDKYRPKSYKNISKKEFIMDEEWYVTPFDYGALAINYDAEMLKKAPRSFKEITKMKKQLLVEDPRSQTGQEFMLWTIAVYGDQWKEFWKELKPSILTVTPGWDEAFAKFTAKEAPMMAGYASSSVYFYQDGNQDKYKSFIPEEGGYVYLEGAAIVNKKNIKNGSKKFMDYILEKDFQELTAQKNYMFPVTNVKLPEEYKYVPVPKKVVTISGKDAVANLETWKKELIDILKD
- a CDS encoding ABC transporter permease subunit — protein: MKKGKMSLNLFYIALWGIPIFIFARDFFRLEDLTEIFNISTYKIVAFSFKQACISVMLSFLLSIVPSYYIAYRRDRMSGLLESLIFIPFFFPVISTIVAFSIIFNLGFFKEFQVLYSLRAIIIANVFYNAPIFLKYLGDGMRSIPKEILEAARLEGINEKDLFFKVKLPLIMPQIFRAFFMVFVYCFTSFAIILSLGGINYSTLEVEIATTLMGSFDFSRAFALGMVQFGVLTLVNSMGQSIEGYELKGDGDVKEVSLFTKIYSIIYLICEYAVVLTGLVFAFFNFYTGEISFKAFSKLFSMELNEYYPVIKGLINSLFLSGTVSVVTILFTYLILKNYTKFTNYIIFSTFGFSSAFLAITLVYLNISWNISLWLLLVVGYFLTSIPVAYSFMYQYIREFPREILEAARIDGAGVREIFFLIEFPILKNIFISIFLQIFAIVFGEFTITYTMQAGDIFPLASLVNYSMASNKMFLESSALSALNLLIIISLFILSQYMRDRDWKNSLN
- a CDS encoding heavy metal translocating P-type ATPase gives rise to the protein MNYTKKVYLIKNLNCAGCVVRIEEAISSLEGAKDVHLNYMNKKITVKIPKGNSENFLSQMNSVADSIEPGTYFEDTEKKSKDLKIKLAGLNCAGCAVKIEDQVSKLDFVETVSLNFSKQILNLNISEENMESEIFQKVEKIVNSLEPHVDVRYEHSEIVYHDHGHEHFQGSMAKKELLFLLIGGGLFISGLFLENLPTLKIFLMVIAYILVGGDIVLNSFKNFKRGNFMDENFLMTIATFGAFAVGESSEAVGVMLFYKVGEYFQDRAVENSRKSIESLMDIRPNYANLKDSYGKFEKVSPDNVTIGDTILVKPGEKVPLDGKITKGSSAIDVSALTGEALPKDVGPGDEILSGSVNKNGTIEIKVSRDFSHSTVSKILEMVENASSKKAPSEKFITKFAKIYTPVVVFSALAIAFIPPIFVGEFSSWFYRALIFLVISCPCALVVSIPLSFFSGIGAASKKGILVKGGNYLEELNNVKAVVFDKTGTLTMGKFKVTDIMAVNGNSEELLELAAAAEWYSTHPIGECVKRSVEKTIKEDDIEDHRELEGYGIEAHYKKDKILTGNGKLLKKYSIDFEEVDIPGTVVYVAKNDLYVGYILVSDEVKKDASRAVAQLKDIGINSYMLTGDSKRVAEEIGKGIGITEIRSELLPNEKVDHFQRIKESVKGSVIFVGDGINDAPVLALSDIGVAMGGIGSDSAIEAADIIIMTDEPSKLREVIDVAKFTRIIVLQNISLAIGIKLLVMALGIGGVATMWEAIFADVGVALLAVLNSMRILKHK